ACTAGTGTCTCTTCTATTGTTTTGAGAAGCAGATAGATAAAGATGTAATATCTTTGATTGTGAGAAACCAAAAGTGCTTGTTTAGTAAACATATTCCTTCTAGATACATGCCTACgcagacaacgctgacggctggtggagactgatgCTGAACATGGTTGTGTGTGATATCCTCTCAGGACCCTTTAAGATCTGTTGGCTAACTCAGCTCAGGGCTCCTCTGACAAGCACCCCGCCCCAAGGTCTGTCATGAGCCCAgtgctgcctgaaccccagcattgtattgcattgtatttcacctgtgaacctgaattaaaggcgcttctgagacccgactgaaccctccggctgATCTGTGAATAATCGTGGGCTGTCCATGAAAGAATGCGGGTTCTTACACCAGTCTTCACCTGCCAGTGGATCACAAACtcccagacagacaggaggcagcaggtgaagCTGGAGAAAATCATATCCAGCACCTGCAAGCATTTGGATCGGCCACCAAACACGACGGGGACAGATTGCAATGGACATTCAGGACTGCACAGCcaggaaatgagaaagaaaCATCGCTATAGACCCATTTAGACCCAACGCTGGACACACCTTTTGCCAACTCCTCCCGTCTGGCAGGCACTGCAGAGCACTGTACGCCAACACAAGAACAGTTTCCCCCCACAGACCTTCACTGATGAACTCATATGAGCAATAAGTCTTATAGCATCTAATACAACCCAGATGTCATATAACTCTAATCACCTACTGTACCTACAAGTTCTACATTGTATTGTAgtttaaatgcagttttctttcaccAGGTAGATATATCCTCACTGTCAAATATAAATCTAAACACAACCCACCTCATGTATAGAAATTAACCTGTTACATaaatcatttcatatttattttagcatctttgcactgttgtcctctttttttttttttaccatttccATGTTCACATATTTGGCCAGAAAAGCTGCTTCTCTTCCTGAAATTGTGTCGAGACCGAGTCCTTCACTGCGTGTCATATATATTCTGGACCAGTTGGTGGCGGTAATGCGCGAATTTGTAAAAcgaccagaagaagaaaagtgtaTCAGGCCTGTTTGTGGCCACAGATCGCATCCATAGAACTGTTGATATCTTATTAGCCGCTGCTGTACGTCGCCGATATGTGTCTACGTGTCCGCCATATTGGGGAGGTCAAGATCCATTGGTATGTGTATTGATAAATGCGGACTTCACCACAAAAACGACCCCAACTCGTTTAATTCTGTGCCAACTTTCATGAAATTAGGTTCGTCATAAACATGAGAAATTCAGCTGCTTATatgtattaattaattatatgtAGTACTAACCCTCTGAGTAGCCACAACTTATACTGGGACATGTAAACTCTGGTCTCAGGCAACATCATGTGTAAATTATccaaaatgtctgcttttatGAGTTTCTCCAAGAATTTAGATTTATGCATCTATGATAGTCTTATAAAACCGCCAGAATATATGCACAATATATAAGGgtatttttttctccccatataatataatataatataatataatatatataatataatataatataatcctGCATGTCCCATGAAAGTTGTGGCTAGTTGCGAGTTTAATTTGGCTTAgagttgatcagatccacccACAGTAACTAAATTTGATTCCAACAAATAACCAGTATCATGTTCAATTCCTCACATTTATTACAAATCAAATTCCAAGACAATCGGTTCAGTATTCGGTGTGTTGGGAGTTGATTTTGTAGTAAACTCCTCATCTCCTGATGTTTATACTTCCGGATCTTGACCTCACAAACATGGCGAGGCGCAGACGCAGGTCACGTGAACGACCGCGGCACCTACGTTTCTATGGCTATAGGTTGTCGCAGCAATGCCCAATAACTAGCCAGCCacttattcttttaaaaaaaatacatttattttcgAGCACAGCGCCAGGAAGAAGAGGCACCCATTGCGGCGGTAGATCTCACATTAAGGTGAAActctcagttttctgttttattttcaagcGATGTTAGATTAAAGTGTTAGCCAAGGCTAGCAAAACACAAGCTAGCATGTCAGTGCTGGTTGGTAATGTTTGCTATGCGGTGTCAACTCAGTAAGTTTTAGCCTTCGCTAATGTTATGTCACATTTCTTTAATTATGGTGAATTTGCCGTCTCTGCTCCCGTAGTGACACTAATATGTAAAGTGACTGGTGGGTCTTGGCTACAGATGGACCGATGTCTGCTGTGTCTACTTAACGAAGCAGGAAGAGAATGAAACTACTTTCCTTTACTGAGTCCGCTAATGTACTCTACACGTCTCCCTGTGGTCATACAGATATCTGGTGATCCCCTGCTCAGCGGTCAAGTCACAGTCATGGGCCCGTGACTCCATAGCTGACACCATGCTCCTGCAGCCCGCCGCAGATCACCACCCACTTGTGTGACAGAGAGGCCGCCGTCTTGCTGCCATCATGGGGACGACGATGAGTGAGCCGTGCATCTACGACAAGCTGTCCGAGAGCATCGACATCCTCCGCCAGTCGGGCTACCGCTATGGCATGTCggagagggagatagagaggtTCATCAAGCAGGTCCTGGAGACCAATGAGCCCAGGAGAGAGCCCCCCCAGTTCCCCATCTTGAGAGCCACCATAAAGGTCAAGCCCAGCAACATTATTACACTGCTAAAACAGAAAGAGTCGACAGAGAATGACATCCATGAATCAATAATtgtgtaaaagtacaaaacatGCAGATAACAGCATCTGAAATAAATCGCCTATACATAGCTAATACAGTGCAAAAGAGTGTAAAGGGTCATTCATGCTTTGTGTGCCCAGAGGAGAGACACAGCTCTCAATGTTGGTGTTGtctctgcagtttgtggtgGCAGTGGGCTtcctgctggtggtggtgctggccTTCACCTACCCCCAGAGTGCCCCCCAGCTGGGCCTGGTCAATCTGGGCTGTTACAACTGGTCATCCCCCCTCAGCCACGTCCGCCTGCTGTCCCTGCCCATCGCCAAGAAGTACAACCTGCAAGGTGTGAAGCGTGATCGCAGTGTCCCACTTTCTGctttctcacaaacacacacaatgtgccTGAACAGTTCTGTtctgagaaaacacaacatatgTAAACATTTAACGGCCTGTAACTTAagtgaaacataaaaatgtgtgtgtgtgctgcaggtttTCATGAATGGTGGAGTGCCGGCTCTCTCAGGCAGAATCTGGTCAACTGTTCGGGCTGTGCGGAGATCTCCTCGGTGCTGGAAGTCCCAGAGAGCCTCAGGGGGACGGTCACTCTGCGGCGTGGGCCACAGCTCGTCCTGCTGAAGGTCAGAGATCAACACAGTCAGGATGGGCCTCCCTGTAACACCCATAGGTTACTAGTTTTCTTGTAGTgatctcctccatgctcttcACCACAGGAGGTTGCTTGATTATATAAAACCATCAGTTTGAATTGTTTCCATGTTGTCTCCGACAAATCAGGTTTTTCCTGCCAGGTTAGTGGATGGCTCGATTAGTGCGACACTGATAAGTCTCAGCTGCCATTGCTATGGAGAAGAAGACCATGGTTACTGAATTCACCCCTAAGTGATTTAAATGGCTGTTTTATCAACGTcttttaatgtgaatatttgatgTCCAGTCCTTAGGCAGTGTAGACTGGACAAGATAAGTATGAGCTTTTAAAGGAACAGCACAGCattttataaaatacatttggtTGTCATCTTTCCAGAGTCAGATGCCAAGAATcatgattgatttattgtgatCAGAATTTCATCATTGTTAGACTTTTCTAGTCTGTTTGCAATGTTGCCAGACAACAGTGACATGATGTTGAGCAGTACTGGGTGACAAATGCCCCCATCCAACccttttctgtttatttgaacTGGTTCCTGTTTGTTCATACTGGTCTCTGCAGGGCGGGGAGTCCCTCAGTGTGCAGcggcagcagctggaggagctctacTTGGCCCATTCAGGCTCAATGTCCATTCTGCTGGAGGAGGACGACGGCCTGCAGAACCACAACCTCGGCCTCCCACAGGGACCTGCAAACTTCACTCTGCTCTGGTACACATCTGTGTTCAAAGTACACGTCCTGACATGCACAGGCCTGACCTGGGACCTGAGTCATTGCATAATGCCAAAGTTCTTGTCAACACTGCCAGTTTGCCACAGTAATGACGTACCTCTGCCTTCCTATTAATATGCatttagtgtgtcagtgtcatttGCAGCTTTAAGCGTCATTTTCTGAAcagaaaactgtatttttggCTGATAAATAATCCACTTAAGCAGGTCACTATCTGAGCTGGTACCGACCTTGGTATATGCACCAAAAGTGGTGTTCACTGATTGTGATGAGTGATCGGCGGTGTGTGTCCTGTTGTCTGTGCAGGAGGTTCAGCTCTGGGACCAGGGAGAAGGTGTTGAGGTGGCTCTTCCCGAAGGCTGAGctctgccccctgctggacagtGCCGGCACCATCGTGCAGCGCTGCCTggtcacacacagcacaaactcTCAGAGCAAGGTCAGTCCAGACGCCCCCGCACAGAGGGACTGGAGGACCAGACAGGAAATTTATTTTTACTGAgtgatgaaaatggaaatactcaaagaATAAAAGGCTAAATAACAAACCATCTCCTAGAGGGGGTCAAGTGCAATTACTTTTTcctaaatgtattttaaacttGTGTGTTGATGTAGTGAAGTTTGATCAGTACAGATACAGACAGGTGTTGTGTAGTAAATTAAAATCTTCTCCTCACTTTATTGCAGTTTTGCTCTAATTGTGGGTGGAGATTAGTAGATAAAACTGTAGCGTGCTGTTATTCACCACAAATGAGCCCTCAGCCTCCGCCGTAACTCTTTAGTCGTTGTCTGTGTTTCAGGGTGTCGGGGTGTTCGGCTGGCTGGTGGTGGGCGAGGGGCTGCCAACAGTTCGAGTTCTGCCTGTTCAACGCTGTCAGAAACACTGCAGCTCCTTCAACTTGTGGCTGACACCTGGAGACATGGGTAACACCCGCCGCGCCCAATTTTatccacaaacacatttatcagGACAGAACGACATCTTTAGACAGTTCAAATAAATACTTTCCCACCACTGTCCTCTAAATGAATTAACATTTATATGAATAAAGTATCCTGTGTGCaccatgtgtgttttatatggAGCACCTAGAGATTTTTATCTTGTTCACGGCAGATATTATCTTTTGAGCACAAAATAgtaatttgtgtttaaaaaaaaaaaaaaaagatttaggaATTTTTTGCCAACGCTAAGGATTTTGCACTGCCGCCCTACACTAATTAATGCAGTTACCTCGTCTACATAACTAAGCAAGTTATGATCTTGTGTGCACATAGagtatatatgttttatatatttttttttttaccataacatcaaacagaaaataaaaaaaagtttgattaaCAGGAGACCGACTGTCGCCAGAAAAGCATAACTGATGAATAAATTTAGCTGCTGTTTAGCCTGTACCTCATGGTCTCTGAGGTGTTTGCATGCTGCATCTGCTCTCCTGATGTGTGAGGTCAGGTGAATGTCATATGTGGCTGTTGAAGTTGTGCGGTCTGACGGTTGtcccctctgacctctgacctgtgtagTGTATGCCGACCCCCGGTACTGGCAGATGGAGCTGTTCCCAGGGCGAGGCCAGAACATCATCTGTGACGGATCGGCCTTTTAGCCTTCAGGTGGAGCCGTGCGCAGGAGGACGGAGTTTAGGACCCGATGGCAACGTGCAGTTCGTCTGTGACTGTTTCACTTCCTGCTGAGGCGCTTTCAGAGCTCGTCGGCCTTTCTGGGGCCCCGCCCACTGATGCCTTATGACTCTCCGGCCTTTTTTGCTGACGCCCCGCAAATCTAATAATCCTTCCACCTCTGAGGACTGGAAACCACTGCACAGTTTGGAAAAAGGAATCTCCTGCAGGTTTTGAGGGTCGCGGTCAGAGGATTGAGGAATGCCTTTTTGACTTTGTCCTCGTGTATAACAGCGGAGCATCATCAGGCTTTAAACTCTCCGCAGCTCTCAGATGTTCTGGATGTCCTCGTGCCATAGCTTCAAGCAGATCTCtagcattaaaaacacaacatcatgaAACATGAACCCACTGgctgtgtctctgtttcagAAGGTACTGAAACACCGCTGACCTGGTTGCAGACGTCCGAGTCACAGTCCACATCTCCGATATGTTCAGTGATTCAAAGATGAGTCTCATCAacagctgttttcctctgttcaAAAATCGAGTCCATCAGAACTTTATAGGTGGTAAGAGTAGGGAACGTCATCTTTTTGGGACAGAGTGAGTGAAATATCGAGATGTTTTCTGCTACCAGAGAAACCAAGTAGACATTCAGTGTGATCACCAGGGCTCCTTCAGCCGCTGATATTGTGCTTACATGGTGCATATTCTTCCTGCATTTAATCAACCAAACTAAGTTTAGGACCATAGGGAGCTCTAAAAGGCCCCACAGCTCACCTTTCGCCCCAGACCCCAAGTCAAACCAGCACCTGCTCATATCCTCATCACTTCTTTCTGCTGTGCATTGTGGGAACTTTCCTGTAATTGAATGATTTAGGTGTCAGAAGTAGCTGGTCATTTGATACATCCTGTTCTGAGCCGCGAGACGCACCTGCACCTTCACTTTCTCCCCAGTTTAAAGGGCCAGATCACCCAAGTTAGTTTTCTCAGAGTCACAGTTATCTCTGGTGGTGTCTAGAACACAACAACAATCAACAGTTTACGTTAGGAGTTAACAATAATAGTTTGGTTTTCTGTATATTACTAAACAAGATAAGTTTGCACCAAAATAATCAAACTCATTTGTACttagaaagacaaagaagaaaacgGTGAAAATTATATGCTGTTTATGACATTCGTGCCTGTACTTGACATTGCTACCcaataatttacaaaaataacaatgtaaaagcatttttctattttatgtaGGCTAAGATCTTCCCTCTGGTGTTTCtgaacagtggaaaaaaacagtcCACTGATAGAGTTGTGTTTCTTGAAAATCATCCGTTTAGTGTAAATTCTACAGACATCAGCTGAGAATTTCACCTTGGCGCGAACATAATTAACAGCTGATTAAATTGACtatttaaattgaaattgaaattctgtggattatccagaccCCTTTTTCTAAATGAGTTCTTAAGTAAAAAACCTACATTATCTAACTGGAGAGAAAATGTATCTTTGTattttgggtgaactgaccctttaaaaacagTCACTACCACAACCTCATGGGCAGAaaagattttaatttattttcatcctTAATTTTTGGATTTAACTGACAGAGCTGCGTCGTTATTTATTATGATTGTATGTATATATGGTCACGTCATCcattttaatgataataatggtgTTATGATATTATTATACCTTGATCTGTTGTGATTGTCAGTACAGACAGAAGTTAACATCAAATCGTCTTCAACGCATTGGGAGGTTTCTTCTCCTCAAAGCATCCAAACATCCATGAACGTGTGGAGGATTTATTCTGTGCGTTATCAGGGTTTCCGTGGGTCCTTACAGAGTCTGAATGATATTAAATCAGTTTGCCAAAGTCAACGCCTGTCAAATCTGaggttcagtgtttttgttttggtgctGTAAAAATCTCCAAATTTCCAAACATCACCAGTTCGGGGCGCTCAAACAAAATTAGAAGTGAATCCTCAAAGATGTTTGCTTTGCATAGAAATGTCATAGTTttatgagaaaattaaaactgGTCATGTATTTGCTTCCACCGGCGTATTGATTCTTTTAAGCTCGTTAAGAAGTCTTGTTTGGGATTTCAAAAGTAACATAATGTTGTTTAACAGGAAAAATCTGAAGCTCTGGGCTTCCATAGGAGTCCTCACCCAACTTTTGGCACAtttttttactgtgtgactGATTACTGACTCCAGCGTGAATGTCTGTCATCGTAGGCTGAGTGAATTTGGGTTAAACAACGTTGTGTTATTGCTGACAAATCTTATCAAATTAATAATCCACTAATTAGCTTATTTTGTCCTTGACACCTGCCAGTTTGTTGGATACTGGAGGGACCACCtgaatttgtattttgtaatgaCTCTCAAGGTCCCAAGATTAAACTCTTAAGAGTTGAATCAGTGTAAACTATAATATAATTTGACCGCAGTATTAGTATAATTATGGCTATAGCCCTGGATGAAGATGAATAAACACTGGAGGAGGATGAACGCTTTGGTAAGTGAACATACTTAATATTTTGCATTCATGTCACTTAGAG
This region of Pempheris klunzingeri isolate RE-2024b chromosome 2, fPemKlu1.hap1, whole genome shotgun sequence genomic DNA includes:
- the c2h6orf89 gene encoding bombesin receptor-activated protein C6orf89 homolog, with the protein product MGTTMSEPCIYDKLSESIDILRQSGYRYGMSEREIERFIKQVLETNEPRREPPQFPILRATIKFVVAVGFLLVVVLAFTYPQSAPQLGLVNLGCYNWSSPLSHVRLLSLPIAKKYNLQGFHEWWSAGSLRQNLVNCSGCAEISSVLEVPESLRGTVTLRRGPQLVLLKGGESLSVQRQQLEELYLAHSGSMSILLEEDDGLQNHNLGLPQGPANFTLLWRFSSGTREKVLRWLFPKAELCPLLDSAGTIVQRCLVTHSTNSQSKGVGVFGWLVVGEGLPTVRVLPVQRCQKHCSSFNLWLTPGDMVYADPRYWQMELFPGRGQNIICDGSAF